TGCCAAGATCATTGGTGCCGACCTGGAGGCGCTACGTGCCACGGGTGCGCCGGTCGGGATCGTCGGCTCCGTTGCCGCCGTGCATGAGCTGGGCGTCGAGGGCCTTGTTCGTGAGACGCTGCCGCGCATCGAAGAGATGTTGCTGGCCGGGACCACGACCATCGAAAGTAAGAGCGGCTATGGGCTGACGACCGACAGCGAGCTGGCGATGCTGCGTGTCAATCGCGAGCTGGCCTCTCGCGCGTCGGTCGATATCGTCAGCACGTTCCTTGGTGCACATGCCGTGCCGCATGGATCAAGCCGGGCTGACTACGTTGATCTCGTCGTGAATGAGATGATCCCTCGCGTTGCTGACGAGCAGCTGGCCGAGTTCTGCGATGTGTACTGTGAGCCGGGCTACTTCGAGCCTGACGATACTGAGCGTATTCTCGAAGCGGGTCTCGCAGCTGGGCTGCGGCCCAAGGTGCACGTCGACCAGTATTCGCATACCGGCGCAATCAACACTGTTGCGCGCCTCCGGTGTGTATCGGCAGATCACCTCAATTACACAACCGAAGCCGAAATGCGCCGGTTGGCCGAGGCTGGAG
This is a stretch of genomic DNA from Thermomicrobiales bacterium. It encodes these proteins:
- the hutI gene encoding imidazolonepropionase, whose product is AKIIGADLEALRATGAPVGIVGSVAAVHELGVEGLVRETLPRIEEMLLAGTTTIESKSGYGLTTDSELAMLRVNRELASRASVDIVSTFLGAHAVPHGSSRADYVDLVVNEMIPRVADEQLAEFCDVYCEPGYFEPDDTERILEAGLAAGLRPKVHVDQYSHTGAINTVARLRCVSADHLNYTTEAEMRRLAEAGVVGVLMPSIDFAVDHPRLADGRSMLDAGMTIALATDICPGGWMPSMQLAIALGCRYYRLSPAEAILAATIGAAAAVDRAGVVGSLTVGKQADVLVLDIERHEDLAYRFGRNAVRTVVKNGAVVVDDGRRVTAPSADESRRTQPDA